The nucleotide sequence TGAAAATGGGATATAATCTGAAGAAGAATATTTCTGAAAAACAAAAGACAGTGCAAAATTCTCCAAAACAATGAACCTGATACAAACCAGATATAGATGGTAAATCCAATGTGTAGGTCACATTCTGGAATTCAACCTCAGTTCCCACTGATCaacagagagaccctcacacccactgcaccagacacactcacagtctgTGACTGCAATAGGATGTTACTCTGAGTCTCAGGGGATATTATACGTGGGAATCACAGAAACGATCACCAGTTCAGTGCTCTGATCAGAGTAACTCATTCCCAAGAAGGATGCAGACTGTCCAGCGATGTACAGATGTTATGAGAGGCCGGTTTGGAGACAACAGCCCTGAACAGTCAAATCATCATTCTGGTTTTAATCAGTTTACAACTCCAGTATCAGTAAATCCCACACTGAGTTAAAATACATCATTTTGTGACTATGTACTTTTACAGGACCAAACTGAAATCTCTCACCATGAGGAATATGATATTGTCTTGTTGATCCATCTGTTCCTGTAACTTTGAGATTTCCTCCTGAATAGAATTTAGTTTCTCTTGAATCTCgcgaagatttttctccattggattcagaatcctctcctcttcttctcTGAGATCTCGGAGTGCACGCTGCTCTTTCTTGGTGAGAATCCGGCGCAGTTCAtcaaactgggatgtgatgtgggaCTGAACGCTTTGTGACTGTTCCTGTCAAATGAAAGGAGAGGCTGGTTTATTATCTGGCCCTGATGTATTTCCTTATGATATGGAAGGGTCTGTCCAGCCCACTAtcatccaagaggaccacaaccttgccgttgggtttggaggcttctgtgcctcaatgacccaaagaACTCTGTTGGCTGGAATgtgggctttatgctttgacccctgttagggtcacccatgccaaacaggtcaaagggtagaggccagagtgagagtggtccactggtcctccaggttcatgggttcagctcagggctaacaacactgactggtaaaacaaaactgttacggaaacaATGAAGAgtctttctacatctgagtgccatgttattcccgagtctccactcaggacctgcatgactgacagtagtgaaaaccgagaagcAGCTACTGACATGTTGAATGAAGACATGAACACTGCCGCAGATGGAGGAACTTCATTGCTGTCCCAAACACCAGTGgcagaacaggcagagagtgaGTGGTTCCCAGATCTTCATCAGAGTTCCCTGAAACCCAGTCTTCCTCACTGACCCATTAACTCCCACCTGATTCACATACAAACCCCTTCACAGGGTTAATTACAGTTGCCAATTTACTGTTCAACCCTGAACAGTCAAAACATCCGTCTGGTTTAAATCAGTTTACAACTACATTGTCTGTAAATCCCACATTGAGTTGATTGTCGGCTAAAAGAAGGTACCGGTTActgagagaacgtgcaaactccacgcagacagcaccagaggttagGATCGAACCCAGGTTACTGGAGCTGCGATACTCTGCTATTCTGCATTAAAGGGAACAAAACTACATAACAAGATTGTATATTCTGCTGAGGAAGTCTCACCCGAACTCcagaaatcttctctttctgttgctgtTCCATTTCCTGaaagtctgatttcttttttgcGAGAGAGTCCAAGGAAGATTTAACCCGATCCTGGGAATTAAAGAGTTAATGGATTAGTCAAAACAAAAAGACAACATAAACAGACGATCGAAAGCGAGTTAGTTTTACCTTGTAGATTTCAGCGGCTTCCTTAACCGGCATGAAGTTGTGAGACTTGTGTTCCCGCGCAGTCGCACAGATCAGGCAGATCAGTGTGTCGTCCGTCTCACAAAACggcttcagttcttcctcatgttcctcgcagtgaagtttactttccttccctttcggattcAGGTTTAGTTTCCGAGCTTTCTCAGACAGATTTGCTAAAGCCCGACTGACCCTGAGGGTGCGGTCTGCAAtctcctctctacattccgggcaggagtttctctcctccctttcccaacacTGTGTGATGCAGGAGCGgcagaagttgtgtccacactccagtgacaccggatcggtgaagaaatccaggcagatgggacaaattACCTCCTCGGTCCAACTCTCGAACAGTTgtttcgaagccatgttaactcccgGTACTTCCGGGTTCAGGGTCCTTTCACTTTCGGGCGCTGCAGAACCCAGCAGTACCGGGAATGTCCACTAGGGGCGCTGCAGACTCGGGAATGAACAACGTTGCTCCAACTGTTCTCTGGGCAGGAATCGCGGCAATTTCCACGTCAGGGTGGGATCAGAAATACATTACAGAGGTCTGAATATAAATGAACCCGGAGTGCGGAGCCTGGATCAGTGTAAAGTAGAACTGAAAGGGACAATTCCTGAAAAGCGAGATAGACAGTTGGCCTATGTCCCTGCCTGCTCCAGCCCCACTGAACTTGTCCTCATACATTGTCTCCATTCTAAACCCTTCAGGTCAATCCCTCCCAACCCACATCCGCGACACTTCTCATGCCCTCAATCTCCTCAGCAATTTTCAATTCCCAGACACTGACTGcctcatcttcaccatggatgtccagttataacttctatcccccatcaagaagaccttacagctctctgtttctttctcaataaaagaacaaaccagttcccctccagctGGAAGGACTGGTGCTCACCCTCACCAATCTTCCTTCCGTCCTCCACCTTCTCCAGACTCGAGGGCTATCCATGGGTATCTGCATGAGCCCCAGTAATGACTGTCTCTTTGTTGGTtacgtagaacagtccatgttccaggccTTCCCCAGTAATGCTCCCAAATCTTCCTCAGAAACATTAATGACTGCAtaggtgctgcttcatgcacccaggCCGAGtttatcaatttcatcaactttgccactaacttccaccctgcacttgaattcacttggtccatttcaaacacttccctcccctttgcccttctctctgcctccatctctggaaacaaactgtcaactgacatACTTTATAAAGCTACTGATTCCCACAGgtaccttgactatacctcttcccacccagtcTCCTGTAACTTTTCTAAACTCCTTCATTTCCACTGAATCTGTTCCCAGAATGTTCCCTTCCAGAACATCAGGTATGTCCTCTGTAAAGAACGGTTTCCTTTCCTCCGCTATTGATGTTGCCCTTacatgcatctcctccatttcccgaacaTCTGTGCTCTCCTCATCTTCCCTCTGCCTCAaaagtgatagagttcctcttgtcctaacctaccagcacataagtgtccacatccatcacctcatcctccaTAAACCTCcaccatctcagaatcagaatcaggtttattctcaccGGCAGGTGTCATGTGTCATGTCCTGTATTGTGTTAAcgtagcagcaacagttcaatgcataatatagaaatactatatacatatatatataaacaacatgtggtagtgttcatgggttcaatggccatttaggaatcggatgcagaggggaagaagctgttcctgaattgcagagtgtgtgccttcaggcttcggtacctcctccctgatggtaacagtgagaaaggggcatgtcctaggtgctgGGGGTCCTCAATAAAGGATGCTGCCTTTCAGAGACAAGatagagccaactaaatttatgaccctctgcagcttttttcggtcctgtgcagtagcacccccacaccccataccagacagtgatgcagcctgtcaaaacgctctccaaggtacatctgtagatgttttTGAGTATTTTTATTGACATGAAGTAtaatcactgtcttgccttctttataactgcatcaatatgttgggaccaggttaggtcatcAGTGATCTTCACGCTCAGGAACTTCAAACTGCTCActctatgtgttccttcatcttacccttcctgaagtccacaatcagctctttcgtcttactgacgttgagtgccaggttgttgctgcgacaccactccactagttggtatatctcactcctgtacgccctctcgtcaccacctgagattctgccaacaatagttgtatcatcagcaggtatatagatggtatttgagctgtgcctagccacatagtcatggtatctgatcaccaaacacatctttacctcttcccttctctactttcctcagggatcactccctccatgactcccttgtccattcactctCCCCACTAGTCTCACTCCTGAtacttaaccctgcaagtggccaaagtacctattcacctcctccctcacctccatttgaGGACCCAaaatgtccttccaggtgaggcaacacttcatctgctgGGTCATTTATTTGCTCtgctgctcccaatgcagcctcctcgacattggtgagacctgttgtaaactGGGGttctgcttcatcaagcacctctgctccatctgccaaagatGGAACATTTTACTtccaattctcattcccattccgacctgacagtccatggccttcttttGTGCCACGATGGAGCTACCCTCAGGCCGAAGGAAAAACACTGTGTAGtatgtttgggtagcctccaaatagatggcataaatattgatttctccttcccgaaaaaaaaattccctccctctcccttcttcttCTATCCCCCACTCTGGTCCCTTACCTTcaccttcctgactgtcatcTCCCCGtgcgtcccctcctccttccatttccccTATGGGCCATTCTGCTctcgtatcagattccttcttctccaaccattTACCTTTccaacctacctggcttcacctatccctTTCCAGCTATCCTCCCTCCCGTcccccacctttctattctggagacttcccacttcctttccagttctgaagaaggatctcggcccgaaacccatttccatagatgctgtctgaccggtTCCTCCagcatagaacatggaaaatccacggcacattataggcccttccgcccacaatgATGAGCCAGCCATGAATCCTGCTCCAGAAGCTGCCGAGAATTTCCCAaccacacagccctctatttccctaagctccatgtacatatctaagagtctctaaaaAGCCTTTATTGATTCCGgctctaccaccttcactttGCATtcaatgcacccaccactctttgtgtgaaaaattcacctctgacatccccttgtacctccttccaagcaccttaaaactatgccccctcatgttagccatttcagccctgggaaaaagccactggccatccacatgatcaatgcctcacatcatcttatacacctctatcacgtctcctctcatcctctgtcacttcaaggccaagtttactcaacttgtctcataaggtacgccctccaatccaggcaacatctttgtaaatctcctctgcactctctctagagcagtggttcccaacctttgtttagccatgccccacctaatcacctctaaaatcctgatgccccctgtggtgatatataattcttattattcaaaaagtgaactcctattcacctggaggaagcctaaaagaccattaacttgggttaaacaagcttccaaagaacatggcgttcatgaaagagaaaaataaaagaaccaaaggactgttaaagttctgaggaagaaattactaagaaattgtaaaataaagaacattaagtgatattaaaataataaaaataacaaataaataaaacaatgccgattcatttctacagcatacaaagacagatacactgtttaaaagagatgacgcaatgtacacaccttcacaacaccaagaaccgaaagctgctgcaaaaagcagcattggtgcgacctcgtacgagtttcttacacgtttggacttgttcattccttccttcctacatcagtcaattcattaatttaattatgaaagccatttaatggttgtaatgatggtgatacactatatacacaattacacatgtacatacacacaagtatttttatgtatgcatactgtatatacacataagtattaactcgcacacacactcatactcacacagactcacTGGAAAAAATTCACTTCTAATAACTCATTCTCAAATTgcccccccttaaaaatcaaattaccccccatGGGGCCTACGCCTGACGTTGGAAACGACTGCTCTAGAGTATCCAcaatcttcctgtagtgaggtgaccagaactgaacacagtactccaagtggggtctgaccaaggtcttatatacctgtaacattaccccacggatcttaaactcaatcccacagttgatgaaggccaacacaacatacgccttcttaaccatactgtcaacctgcgcagcagattTGAGTGTCCCCTGGACAaggtctcactgatcctccacactgccaatattcttaccattaatattacattctgtcttcaaatttgacccaccaaaatgaaccacctcacgcttacctcagttgaagtccatctgccacttctcagcccagttctgcatcctatcgatgtctgctgtaacctctgacaacccttcagactatccacaacaccccaacctttgtgtcctcagcaaatttaccaacccgTCCTTCTGCTACCTCATCCAGGTCAATAATTAAAACCACAAAGcggagggatcccagaacagatccctgcggaaagccactGGTCACCATCTTCCATACAGAtaggaaccatctacaaccactctttgctctctgtggtcaagccaaaaagcaaggtctccttggatccctcGATCATCTGGTAATgcccccaatccctctcctccaccattccccatcccccttttccctctcccaccttatctccttgccgcCCATCGCCTCCCTACGGGGCTCCTCCCCTCTTTTttccttccatggctttctgtcctcttctgtcagactcccccttctccagccttatacctctttcaccaatcaactccccagatctttacttcacctctcccccttcaggtttcacctctcaccgagtgtttctctctcccctccccaccttttaaatctcctcagcCTTTTTCCCCCCCAGACCTGCCGAAGCGTTTCGGTCCAAAGTGTcaattgtactttttttccatagagttcctccagcattttgtgtgtgttcaccgTGTACATCGAGTCCTTCCTGGTGACTTGTGGTCAGTGGTGTTAGTCTGGAGGAACTGTGCCCAAGTTCATTAACGCAAAGTTCACATGCACAGGCGATAAACGAAGTTACTGGTAGGAGCTTCCCCGCcggggatcggggcctgttgtccgcaGCTGCCTGAGGGTGACCGGTCTTTCCTCACcggggatcggggcctgttgtccgcaGCTGCCTGAGAGTGACCGGCCTTTCCTCACcggggatcggggcctgttgtccgcaGCTGCCTGAGGGTGAACGGCCTTTCCTCACtggggatcggggcctgttgtccgcaGCTGATGAGGGTGACCGGTCTTTCCTCACcggggatcggggcctgttgtccgcaGCTGCCTGAGAGTGACCGGCCTTTCCTCACcggggatcggggcctgttgtccgcaGCTGCCTGAGGGTGAACGGCCTTTCCTCACtggggatcggggcctgttgtctgcAGCTGCCTGAGGGTGACCGGCCTTTCCTCACcggggatcggggcctgttgtccgcaGCTGCCTGAGGGTGAACGGCCTTTCCTCACtggggatcggggcctgttgtctgcAGCTGCCTGAGGGTGACCGGCCTTTCCTCACcggggatcggggcctgttgtccacagctgcctgagggtgAACGGCCTTTCCTCACtggggatcggggcctgttgtctgcAGCTGCCTGAGGGTGACCGGCCTTTCCTCACcggggatcggggcctgttgtccacagctgcctgagggtgACCGGCCTTTCCCCGCcggggatcggggcctgttgtccgcaGCTGCCTGAGGGTGACCGGCCTTTCCCCGCcggggatcggggcctgttgtccacagctgcctgagggtgACCGGCCTCTCCTCACcggggatcggggcctgttgtccgcaGCTGCCTCCGAAACCCGCCTCCTGCTGCTGGGAGACCGGAGCTGCTGATGGATCTCTGGTGCTCTCACCTCTCTCCCGTGC is from Hypanus sabinus isolate sHypSab1 chromosome 5, sHypSab1.hap1, whole genome shotgun sequence and encodes:
- the LOC132394675 gene encoding zinc-binding protein A33-like → MASKQLFESWTEEVICPICLDFFTDPVSLECGHNFCRSCITQCWEREERNSCPECREEIADRTLRVSRALANLSEKARKLNLNPKGKESKLHCEEHEEELKPFCETDDTLICLICATAREHKSHNFMPVKEAAEIYKDRVKSSLDSLAKKKSDFQEMEQQQKEKISGVREQSQSVQSHITSQFDELRRILTKKEQRALRDLREEEERILNPMEKNLREIQEKLNSIQEEISKLQEQMDQQDNIIFLMEEARWKRRISDDTQTLSVTDGALLVEKFDHPYLLDIASEEVIGDIKHVSVTLDVETANSLLEVSEDRKSVRRTGTRRNLPDTWKRFTDWLCVLGSEGFTSGRHYWEAEVTGNRRWGLGVAAESVKRKGGVKVSPETGFWIIGRVDDVFGVLTSPESRLPAGPIPGRVGVYLSYESGTVSFYNAETKSHLHTFTGNKFTEKLYPSFGPWDTNQWLRICSGSAPGL